Proteins encoded within one genomic window of Natronobeatus ordinarius:
- a CDS encoding MarR family transcriptional regulator: MLRRIELEVLATVERGDTISDLATKLDHSESYLSRAVADLREKGLVYTERDGRRKRVVPSDSRAVEVYQDLVRQHSHIDFPELLTGKSLEVLNYLDQPRTVAEIADLSDNYRNTINRILKRFRDRGLVGTDDGRYDFNADFDRLNEFARELVHHLHRQRLEAVAPNGTILWEDHEEFLAQTETEIDVENFHETGLAVFAAFDLLFLLTRHRYYLYSEDMEDLSPAELCCHTLLIDNGARHRSYCLLLLSRIDVDEQTLRDRAAKHGLEDEIEDLFQYLKTHGDVDDDRFLEWDEFQKLAAEYEIDQ, translated from the coding sequence GTGCTTCGGCGAATCGAACTTGAGGTCCTCGCCACCGTCGAACGGGGCGACACGATCTCTGACCTCGCGACGAAACTCGACCACAGCGAGAGTTATCTCTCCCGTGCCGTTGCGGACCTCAGGGAGAAGGGGCTGGTGTACACGGAACGCGACGGGCGTCGAAAGCGGGTTGTTCCCTCTGACAGCCGAGCCGTCGAAGTCTACCAGGATCTCGTCCGCCAGCACTCCCACATTGATTTCCCCGAGCTGTTGACCGGTAAGTCCCTCGAGGTGCTGAACTATCTCGATCAGCCGCGAACCGTCGCCGAAATTGCCGACCTGAGCGACAACTACCGCAATACGATCAATCGAATTCTCAAGCGGTTCCGCGATCGTGGCCTCGTCGGCACGGACGACGGCCGCTACGATTTCAACGCCGACTTCGATCGACTCAACGAGTTCGCACGCGAACTGGTTCACCACCTCCATCGACAACGCCTCGAAGCGGTCGCGCCAAATGGGACGATTCTCTGGGAGGACCACGAAGAATTTCTCGCTCAGACTGAGACGGAGATCGACGTTGAGAACTTCCACGAAACTGGGCTCGCCGTGTTCGCGGCCTTCGATCTCCTGTTCCTACTGACTCGCCACCGCTACTACCTTTACTCTGAGGATATGGAGGACCTTTCGCCGGCGGAGCTCTGCTGTCACACTTTGCTGATCGATAATGGCGCTCGCCACCGGTCGTACTGTCTTCTCCTGCTCAGCCGCATCGACGTCGACGAGCAAACGCTGCGGGACCGAGCGGCGAAGCACGGACTTGAAGACGAAATCGAGGACCTGTTCCAGTATCTCAAGACCCACGGTGATGTCGACGATGATCGCTTCCTCGAGTGGGACGAGTTCCAGAAGCTCGCGGCTGAGTACGAAATCGACCAGTGA